A genomic region of Staphylococcus roterodami contains the following coding sequences:
- the ugpC gene encoding sn-glycerol-3-phosphate ABC transporter ATP-binding protein UgpC: MAELKLEHIKKTYDNNNTVVKDFNLHITDKEFIVFVGPSGCGKSTTLRMIAGLESITSGDFYIDGERMNDVEPKNRDIAMVFQNYALYPHMTVFENMAFGLKLRKVNKKEIEQKVNEAAEILGLTEYLGRKPKALSGGQRQRVALGRAIVRDAKVFLMDEPLSNLDAKLRVQMRTEILKLHKRLNTTTIYVTHDQTEALTMASRIVVLKDGDIMQVGTPREIYDSPNCIFVAQFIGSPAMNMLKATVEMDGLKIGTHHFKLHNKKFEKLKDAGYLDKEIILGVRAEDIHEEPIFIQSSPDTQFVSEVVVSELLGSEIMVHSTFQGMELISKLDSRTQVMANDKITLAFDMNKCHFFDENTGNRIV; the protein is encoded by the coding sequence ATGGCAGAACTAAAGTTAGAGCATATTAAAAAGACGTATGACAATAACAACACTGTAGTGAAAGACTTCAATTTACATATTACTGACAAAGAATTTATTGTATTTGTCGGACCATCAGGATGCGGTAAATCTACAACATTACGTATGATTGCGGGTCTAGAGTCTATCACATCCGGGGATTTCTATATTGATGGGGAACGCATGAATGATGTTGAACCTAAGAACAGAGACATTGCGATGGTATTTCAAAATTATGCATTATATCCACATATGACTGTTTTTGAAAATATGGCATTTGGACTAAAGCTGCGTAAAGTTAACAAAAAAGAGATTGAACAAAAAGTTAATGAAGCAGCAGAAATACTAGGTTTAACTGAGTATCTTGGACGTAAACCAAAGGCGTTATCAGGTGGACAACGACAACGTGTTGCTTTAGGTAGAGCTATTGTAAGAGATGCGAAAGTATTTTTAATGGATGAACCATTATCAAATCTAGATGCGAAGCTACGTGTACAGATGCGTACAGAAATTTTGAAATTACATAAGCGACTTAATACTACAACGATTTATGTCACACATGACCAGACTGAAGCGTTGACAATGGCTAGTCGAATTGTTGTTTTAAAAGATGGCGACATTATGCAAGTTGGCACACCAAGAGAGATATACGACTCGCCGAATTGCATATTTGTGGCGCAATTTATCGGCTCTCCAGCGATGAATATGTTGAAAGCTACAGTTGAAATGGATGGGTTGAAAATTGGGACACACCATTTTAAATTACATAATAAAAAATTTGAAAAGTTAAAAGACGCTGGCTATCTAGATAAGGAAATCATTTTAGGTGTTAGAGCTGAAGACATTCATGAAGAACCGATATTTATACAATCCTCTCCAGATACACAATTTGTATCTGAAGTAGTTGTATCTGAATTGTTAGGTTCTGAAATTATGGTACATAGTACATTCCAAGGAATGGAATTAATTTCTAAATTAGATTCAAGAACGCAAGTGATGGCGAATGACAAGATTACATTAGCATTTGATATGAACAAGTGTCACTTTTTTGATGAAAATACTGGAAATCGAATTGTTTAA
- a CDS encoding maltodextrin ABC transporter substrate-binding protein — MSKFLKCITLVIAMLLIVTGCGPNRSKEDIDKALNKDNSKEKPNQLTMWVDGDKQMAFYKKITNQYTKKTGIKVKLVNVGQNDQLENISLDAPAGKGPDIFFLAHDNTGSAYLQGLAAEIKLSKDELKGFNKQALKAMNYDNKQLALPAIVETTALFYNKKLVKNAPQTLEEVEANAAKLTNSKKKQYGMLFDAKNFYFNYPFLFGNDDYIFKKNSSEYDIHRLGLNSKNVVKNAERLQKWYDKGYLPKAATHDVMIGLFKEGKVGQFVTGPWNINEYQETFGKDLGVTTLPTDGGKQMKPFLGVRGWYLSEYSKHKYWAKDLMLYITSKDTLQKYTDEMSEITGRVDVKSSNPNLKVFEKQARHAEPMPNIPEMRQVWEPMGNASTFISNGKNPKEALDEATNDITQNIKILHPSKNDEKGD; from the coding sequence ATGTCTAAATTTTTAAAATGTATCACGTTAGTTATTGCAATGTTATTAATCGTAACTGGATGTGGCCCTAATCGTTCGAAGGAAGATATTGATAAAGCATTAAATAAAGATAATTCTAAAGAAAAGCCGAATCAACTTACGATGTGGGTGGATGGCGACAAGCAGATGGCTTTTTATAAAAAAATTACTAATCAGTATACTAAAAAAACTGGTATAAAAGTAAAACTTGTAAATGTGGGTCAGAATGATCAATTAGAAAATATTTCACTAGATGCACCTGCTGGGAAAGGACCAGATATCTTTTTTTTAGCACATGATAATACTGGAAGTGCATATCTACAAGGCTTAGCTGCGGAAATTAAATTATCAAAAGATGAGTTAAAAGGTTTCAATAAACAAGCGCTTAAAGCGATGAATTATGACAACAAACAACTAGCATTACCTGCTATCGTTGAAACAACTGCACTTTTCTATAATAAAAAGTTAGTGAAAAATGCGCCACAAACGTTAGAAGAAGTTGAAGCGAATGCTGCCAAATTAACAAATAGTAAAAAGAAACAATACGGTATGCTATTCGATGCTAAAAACTTCTATTTTAATTATCCATTTTTATTTGGAAATGACGATTATATTTTCAAGAAAAATAGCAGTGAATATGATATCCATCGATTAGGATTGAATTCTAAAAATGTAGTAAAGAATGCTGAACGTTTACAAAAATGGTATGACAAAGGGTATCTCCCAAAAGCTGCTACTCATGATGTGATGATTGGTCTTTTTAAAGAAGGCAAAGTAGGACAATTTGTAACGGGACCATGGAATATTAATGAGTATCAAGAGACATTTGGTAAAGATCTTGGTGTGACAACATTGCCTACAGATGGTGGCAAACAGATGAAGCCGTTTCTTGGCGTACGTGGTTGGTATCTATCTGAATATAGTAAGCATAAGTATTGGGCTAAAGACTTAATGTTGTATATCACTAGTAAAGATACATTACAAAAGTATACAGATGAAATGAGCGAAATTACTGGTCGTGTGGATGTGAAATCATCTAATCCGAATTTGAAAGTGTTTGAAAAACAAGCGCGTCACGCTGAACCGATGCCTAATATTCCAGAAATGAGACAAGTTTGGGAACCGATGGGCAATGCCAGTACATTTATCTCGAATGGTAAGAATCCTAAAGAAGCTTTAGATGAAGCAACGAATGATATTACGCAAAATATTAAGATTCTACATCCATCAAAAAATGATGAGAAAGGAGATTAG
- a CDS encoding sugar ABC transporter permease, giving the protein MAKKKRIIKAIGIYSFIAMMFVIILYPLLWTFGISLNPGTNLYGAKMIPDDATFKNYAFLLFDESSQYLTWYKNTLIVASANALFSVIFVTLTAYAFSRYRFVGRKYGLITFLILQMFPVLMAMVAIYILLNTIGLLDSLFGLTLVYIGGSIPMNAFLVKGYFDTIPKELDESAKIDGAGHMRIFLQIMLPLAKPILAVVALFNFMGPFMDFILPKILLRSPEKFTLAVGLFNFINDKYANNFTVFAAGAIMIAVPIAIVFLFLQRYLVSGLTTGATKG; this is encoded by the coding sequence ATGGCAAAGAAGAAGCGTATTATAAAAGCAATCGGAATTTATAGTTTTATAGCGATGATGTTTGTCATCATATTGTATCCATTATTGTGGACGTTCGGTATTTCCCTTAATCCAGGTACGAATTTATATGGTGCTAAGATGATACCGGATGATGCGACATTTAAAAATTATGCCTTTTTATTATTTGATGAAAGTAGTCAATATTTAACTTGGTATAAAAATACGCTCATTGTAGCATCAGCAAATGCATTGTTTAGTGTGATATTTGTTACGTTAACAGCATATGCCTTTTCAAGATATCGCTTTGTAGGACGCAAATATGGATTAATTACATTTTTGATTTTACAAATGTTCCCAGTATTGATGGCAATGGTCGCAATCTATATTTTATTAAATACAATCGGGTTATTAGATTCATTATTTGGATTAACGCTTGTATATATTGGTGGTTCGATACCGATGAATGCATTTTTAGTGAAAGGTTATTTTGACACGATCCCTAAAGAACTTGATGAATCTGCAAAAATTGATGGGGCTGGACATATGCGTATTTTCTTACAAATCATGTTGCCATTAGCTAAACCGATTCTAGCAGTTGTTGCTTTATTCAATTTTATGGGACCATTTATGGACTTTATCTTACCTAAAATTTTATTGAGAAGCCCTGAAAAATTCACTTTAGCAGTCGGACTTTTCAACTTTATTAACGATAAATATGCAAACAATTTCACAGTGTTTGCGGCAGGGGCCATTATGATTGCAGTCCCTATAGCAATTGTATTCTTGTTCTTGCAACGCTATTTAGTATCAGGATTAACGACAGGTGCAACAAAAGGTTAG
- a CDS encoding M23 family metallopeptidase, translating to MTRRPKRILATILLFLPLLLAVFYIDDIQKWFNQYTNKLTQDNKGQGHSKWEDFFKGSRVTETFGKYNHSPFEGKHYGIDFALPKGTPIKAPTNGKVTRIFNNELGGKVLQIAEDNGEYHQWYLHLDKYNVKVGDRVKVGDIIAYSGNTGKQTTGAHLHFQRMKGGVGNAYAEDPQPFIDKLPDGERSLYDL from the coding sequence ATGACAAGACGACCTAAACGTATTTTGGCAACAATACTACTTTTTCTACCCTTATTATTAGCTGTTTTTTATATAGATGACATTCAAAAATGGTTTAACCAATATACTAATAAATTAACGCAAGATAATAAAGGACAAGGACACTCAAAATGGGAAGACTTTTTTAAAGGGAGTCGGGTTACTGAAACTTTTGGGAAATATAATCATTCTCCATTTGAAGGTAAACATTATGGTATAGATTTTGCATTGCCAAAAGGTACTCCAATTAAAGCGCCAACGAATGGCAAAGTAACACGAATTTTTAATAATGAATTAGGCGGTAAGGTATTACAGATTGCTGAAGATAATGGAGAGTATCACCAATGGTACTTACACTTAGACAAATATAACGTCAAAGTAGGTGATCGTGTTAAAGTTGGGGATATTATTGCGTATTCTGGTAATACAGGTAAACAAACGACAGGCGCACATTTACATTTTCAAAGAATGAAGGGTGGCGTAGGTAATGCCTATGCAGAAGATCCACAACCATTTATAGATAAGTTACCTGATGGGGAACGTAGTCTATATGATTTATAG
- a CDS encoding ABC transporter permease subunit, with the protein MMKRNPKLAALLSVIPGLGQFYNKRPIKGTIFFIFFISFISVFYSFLNIGFWGLFTLGTVPKLDDSRVLLAQGIISLLLVAFAIMLYIINILDAYRNAKRFNRNEEIKNPKALMVATWDKTFPYLLISPGTFLLIFVVVFPLIFMFGVAFTNYNLYNAPPRHTLEWVGLDNFKTLFTIGVWRKTFFSVITWTLVWTLVATTLQIALGLFLAIIVNHPVVKGKKFIRTVLILPWAVPSFVTILIFVALFNDEFGAINNSILQPLLGVAPAWLSDPFWTKIALIGIQVWLGFPFVFALFTGVLQSISSDWYEAADMDGASSWQKFRNITFPHVIYATAPLLIMQYAGNFNNFNLIYLFNKGGPPVSGQNAGSTDILISWVYNLTFEFNNFNMGAVVSLIIGFIVAIVAFIQFRRTSTFKDEGGL; encoded by the coding sequence ATGATGAAACGTAACCCTAAATTAGCTGCATTATTATCTGTCATACCTGGATTGGGCCAGTTTTATAACAAAAGACCTATAAAAGGCACGATATTCTTTATCTTCTTTATCAGTTTTATTTCTGTATTTTATAGCTTTTTAAATATTGGTTTTTGGGGATTATTCACATTAGGTACTGTACCTAAATTAGATGATTCTCGTGTATTACTAGCTCAAGGTATCATTTCTTTATTGCTTGTAGCTTTCGCAATAATGTTATATATCATTAACATTTTAGATGCATATCGTAATGCTAAACGGTTTAATCGTAATGAAGAAATAAAAAATCCGAAAGCACTGATGGTTGCAACTTGGGATAAGACTTTCCCATATTTACTAATCTCACCAGGTACATTCTTATTGATATTTGTTGTTGTATTTCCACTGATATTTATGTTTGGTGTGGCATTTACGAACTACAATTTATACAATGCGCCTCCTAGGCACACATTAGAGTGGGTTGGTTTAGATAATTTCAAAACATTATTCACAATCGGTGTTTGGCGCAAAACATTTTTTAGTGTTATTACTTGGACATTAGTTTGGACACTTGTTGCAACAACACTTCAAATTGCATTAGGTCTATTTTTGGCAATCATTGTCAATCATCCTGTTGTTAAAGGAAAGAAATTTATTCGTACGGTGCTAATTTTACCTTGGGCTGTACCATCATTTGTAACGATATTAATTTTTGTAGCATTATTTAATGATGAATTTGGTGCTATAAATAATAGCATTTTGCAACCATTATTAGGTGTGGCACCAGCGTGGTTAAGTGATCCGTTTTGGACAAAAATTGCTTTAATTGGTATCCAAGTATGGCTAGGTTTTCCCTTTGTCTTTGCACTTTTCACAGGTGTATTACAAAGTATTTCATCTGATTGGTATGAAGCAGCAGACATGGATGGTGCATCAAGCTGGCAAAAGTTTAGAAACATCACATTCCCACATGTCATATATGCCACTGCACCATTGTTAATTATGCAATATGCAGGCAATTTTAATAATTTCAATCTTATCTATTTATTTAATAAAGGTGGTCCGCCAGTTTCAGGTCAAAATGCGGGTAGTACGGACATCTTAATATCTTGGGTATACAATCTGACATTTGAGTTTAATAACTTTAATATGGGTGCAGTTGTGTCATTAATTATTGGTTTTATTGTGGCTATTGTGGCATTTATTCAATTCAGACGTACTAGTACTTTTAAAGATGAGGGAGGTTTATAA
- a CDS encoding ABC transporter substrate-binding protein yields the protein MKRIISIAIIVLALVLSGCGVPTKSEVAQKSSKVEVKGERPTIHFLGQASYENEMNIVKDQLENAGFNVKMNIQPDYGSYRTQRQAGNYDIQIDDWMTVFGDPNYAMTALFSSTGSNSLLKDKHVDQLLNKASTQNEVDVKSTYKQIEDEVVFDKGYMAPLYGSKKNLVYDNKVLDKNSVGLPNSRALIWQQFDYNNSKERDTRPLVMTQQDGEIPTLDPIRSIAPSVYSINMNMYTRLLLLDENDHLTTKGSLSRDYAVNKDNKAFYFLLRDDDYFAKVVNGEARNTGERVSAEDVKFSLDRARDKKSVPNNNTYNMHKHINDIKVLTDADIDQLRKEKDKDDKSIYDKLIKAYNVKSLTTDGQKVNNKDGIYQIVKITTDQSMPREVNYLTHSSAGILSKKFVTEVNRQYPKGYGDSSTLPATSDGKNALYASGAYILTQKNTYQAEFQRNPGFNETEQGSYSPAKIKNITLKFNGDPNNALSELRNHSIDMLADVNQKHFDLIKSDKNLSIIRKNGRKSVFLMLNIKKGIFKTHPNLRQAVVNAIDQDQFIKFYRGDKFKIASPITPLVDTGNVQRQDLEKVEKAINQ from the coding sequence GTGAAAAGAATCATTAGTATCGCAATTATAGTGTTAGCGTTGGTATTAAGTGGTTGTGGTGTCCCTACAAAATCAGAAGTAGCTCAGAAGTCATCGAAAGTTGAGGTAAAAGGTGAGCGACCGACGATACATTTCCTAGGACAAGCAAGTTATGAGAATGAAATGAATATTGTTAAAGATCAGTTGGAAAATGCAGGATTTAACGTCAAGATGAATATTCAACCAGATTATGGTAGTTATCGCACGCAACGTCAAGCTGGTAATTATGATATTCAAATCGATGACTGGATGACAGTGTTTGGAGATCCTAACTATGCTATGACAGCATTGTTTAGTTCTACAGGATCAAATAGTTTATTAAAAGATAAGCATGTGGACCAGTTGTTAAATAAAGCTTCTACTCAAAATGAAGTAGATGTAAAATCAACATATAAACAAATTGAAGATGAAGTTGTCTTTGATAAAGGATATATGGCACCATTATATGGATCCAAAAAGAATTTAGTATATGACAATAAAGTGTTGGATAAAAATAGTGTTGGATTACCAAATTCACGTGCATTAATATGGCAACAATTTGACTATAACAATAGTAAAGAACGAGATACACGTCCACTTGTCATGACGCAACAAGACGGTGAAATTCCAACATTGGACCCAATACGTTCGATTGCGCCATCGGTATATTCAATTAATATGAATATGTATACAAGGTTATTGCTTTTAGATGAAAATGACCACTTAACAACGAAAGGTTCATTGAGTCGTGATTACGCTGTGAATAAAGATAATAAAGCATTTTATTTTTTACTTAGAGATGATGATTATTTTGCGAAAGTGGTTAATGGCGAAGCACGTAATACAGGTGAACGTGTGTCGGCTGAAGATGTTAAATTTTCTTTAGATAGGGCACGTGATAAAAAGTCTGTGCCTAACAATAATACGTACAATATGCATAAGCATATTAATGATATCAAGGTATTAACTGATGCAGATATTGATCAGTTGCGTAAAGAGAAAGATAAAGATGATAAATCAATCTATGACAAGCTGATTAAAGCATATAACGTCAAATCATTAACAACAGATGGTCAAAAAGTAAATAACAAAGATGGTATTTATCAAATTGTTAAAATTACAACCGATCAATCGATGCCTCGAGAAGTGAATTATTTAACACATTCTTCGGCTGGTATTTTATCTAAAAAATTTGTTACTGAAGTAAATCGTCAATATCCAAAGGGCTATGGTGATAGCAGTACTCTTCCTGCTACTTCAGATGGGAAAAATGCGCTGTATGCAAGTGGTGCATACATTTTGACACAGAAAAATACTTACCAAGCAGAGTTTCAACGTAACCCTGGATTCAACGAAACAGAACAAGGTAGCTATAGTCCAGCAAAAATTAAAAACATCACATTGAAATTTAATGGTGATCCTAATAATGCATTGTCAGAACTTAGAAACCATTCAATTGATATGTTGGCAGATGTGAATCAAAAACATTTTGATTTAATTAAGTCAGATAAAAATTTAAGCATTATACGTAAAAATGGACGTAAGTCAGTCTTTTTAATGCTAAATATTAAAAAAGGTATATTTAAGACACATCCAAACTTGAGACAAGCAGTTGTGAATGCGATAGATCAGGATCAATTTATTAAGTTTTATCGTGGCGATAAATTTAAAATTGCATCACCAATTACACCGCTTGTCGATACTGGTAATGTGCAACGTCAAGATCTAGAAAAAGTTGAGAAAGCCATTAATCAATAA
- a CDS encoding tandem-type lipoprotein has translation MKAYKIFWLNLAAIIIISILVSGGMFLAMKWEQIHLKDGLKKVLSTYPIKNLETLYEIDGHDNPHYENNDQDTWYIESSYSVVGSDELLKEDRMLLKVDKNTHKITGEYDTTTNDRKNATDSTYKSYPVKVVNNKIVFTKDVKDPALKQKIENNQFLIQSGDLPSILNSNDLKITHDPTTDYYNLSGKLSNDNPNVKQLKRRYNIPKNASTKVELKGMSDLKGNKHQDQKLYFYFSSPGKDQIIYQESLTYNKISEH, from the coding sequence ATGAAAGCGTATAAAATTTTCTGGTTAAACTTAGCAGCAATTATTATTATTTCAATTTTAGTCAGTGGCGGTATGTTTTTGGCAATGAAGTGGGAACAAATTCATTTGAAAGATGGTCTTAAAAAAGTACTAAGTACATATCCTATTAAAAACTTAGAAACGCTTTATGAAATTGATGGTCACGATAACCCCCATTACGAAAATAATGATCAAGACACATGGTATATAGAATCCTCTTATTCAGTTGTTGGATCAGATGAGCTTTTAAAAGAAGACCGTATGTTGTTAAAAGTAGATAAGAACACACATAAAATAACTGGTGAATATGACACAACTACAAACGATAGAAAAAATGCTACTGACTCGACATACAAAAGTTATCCAGTAAAAGTAGTTAATAATAAAATCGTTTTCACAAAAGACGTAAAAGATCCCGCGCTGAAACAAAAAATCGAAAACAATCAATTTTTGATTCAAAGTGGCGATTTACCAAGTATTTTAAACAGTAATGATTTGAAAATCACACATGATCCTACTACTGATTATTATAATTTATCTGGTAAGTTGTCGAACGATAATCCAAACGTTAAACAATTAAAACGTAGATATAATATTCCTAAAAACGCATCAACAAAGGTGGAATTAAAGGGAATGAGTGATTTAAAAGGTAATAAACATCAAGATCAGAAACTTTATTTTTATTTTTCAAGTCCTGGAAAAGACCAAATTATATACCAAGAAAGCCTTACTTATAATAAAATAAGTGAACATTAA
- the ggt gene encoding gamma-glutamyltransferase: protein MVINLNNKQKTTSKEGLISVSHPLAAKIGKDVLDKGGNAMDAVIAIQLALNVVEPFASGLGGGGYLLYYEQSTGSITAFDARETAPAHVDKQFYLNDSGEYKSFFDMTTHGKTVAVPAIPKLFDYIHKHYAKLSLEELINPAIELAVDGHSANWATEKYSRQQHARLTKYHETAKVFTNENQYWRENDWIVQPEIGKTLQILKEQGFNAFYKGDIAEKLVNVVKKYGGTITLEDLVNYDIQIKAPISATYKDYDIHSMGPSSSGGITVIQILKLLEHVDLHSMGPRSVDYLHHLIQAMHIAYSDRAQYLADDNFHDVPVESLIDDDYLNLRSKLIDSEKANIDIAHGNISDCISHTDVDENHTETTHFCVIDKEGNIASFTTSIGMIYGSGITIPGYGVLLNTTMDGFDVVDGGINEIAPYKRPLSNMAPTIVTHHGEPILTVGAPGAISIIASVAQTLINVLVFDMNIQEAIDEPRIYSSHPNRIEWEPQFSQSTILALIARGHAMEHKPDAYIGDVHGLQVNLNTREASGGADDTREGTVIGGDVLSIRKQPLPSREIYDNDTHRVYFNDVQLPLLAEQVRWMHNKCWIEESVIRIIFPGVSAHIEDLRSYDIDGENYIDIAWLARKKGCQVTLKDDSLYLNDETYHSVKRNTNAYYRYDRDSIYSMHLCV from the coding sequence ATGGTCATTAACTTAAATAATAAACAGAAAACAACATCTAAAGAAGGGTTAATTTCCGTGTCTCATCCTCTTGCGGCTAAAATTGGTAAGGATGTATTAGATAAAGGCGGCAATGCCATGGATGCAGTCATTGCGATTCAACTTGCACTGAATGTTGTAGAACCATTTGCATCAGGTTTAGGTGGTGGCGGGTACTTGTTATATTATGAGCAAAGTACAGGCAGTATAACTGCATTTGATGCGCGTGAGACAGCGCCCGCACATGTAGATAAACAATTTTATTTAAATGATTCAGGCGAGTATAAATCATTTTTTGATATGACTACACACGGTAAAACTGTGGCAGTACCGGCAATTCCAAAACTATTTGATTATATTCATAAGCATTATGCTAAGTTGTCATTAGAAGAATTAATCAATCCTGCAATTGAGTTAGCTGTGGATGGCCATTCTGCCAATTGGGCTACTGAAAAATATTCACGCCAGCAACACGCAAGGCTGACAAAGTATCATGAAACGGCGAAAGTCTTTACGAATGAAAATCAATATTGGCGTGAAAATGATTGGATTGTACAACCCGAAATAGGTAAGACACTTCAAATATTAAAAGAGCAAGGATTTAATGCATTTTATAAAGGTGACATCGCGGAAAAGTTAGTAAACGTTGTCAAAAAATATGGTGGCACAATTACTTTAGAAGACTTAGTAAATTATGACATTCAGATTAAAGCACCGATTAGTGCAACATATAAAGACTATGATATTCATTCAATGGGACCATCTAGTTCTGGCGGTATCACAGTAATTCAAATATTGAAGTTATTAGAACATGTAGACTTACATTCGATGGGTCCAAGATCTGTTGATTATTTGCACCATTTGATACAAGCTATGCATATAGCATATAGTGATCGTGCACAGTATTTGGCAGATGATAATTTTCATGATGTACCTGTAGAGTCATTAATTGATGACGACTATTTAAATTTACGTAGTAAGCTCATTGATAGTGAAAAAGCAAATATCGATATAGCACATGGGAATATTTCTGATTGCATAAGTCATACAGATGTTGATGAAAATCATACCGAAACAACACATTTTTGTGTGATTGATAAAGAAGGAAATATCGCTTCATTCACAACATCAATCGGTATGATTTATGGTTCAGGTATCACGATTCCAGGTTACGGTGTATTATTGAATACGACAATGGATGGCTTTGATGTAGTAGATGGTGGTATTAACGAAATTGCACCATATAAACGACCTCTAAGTAATATGGCTCCAACGATTGTGACACATCATGGGGAACCGATATTAACGGTAGGAGCACCTGGTGCCATAAGTATTATTGCTAGCGTGGCACAAACTTTAATCAATGTATTAGTGTTCGATATGAATATTCAGGAAGCTATTGATGAACCTAGAATTTATAGTAGCCATCCTAATCGTATCGAATGGGAGCCTCAATTTTCACAGTCTACAATATTAGCATTAATCGCACGGGGACATGCGATGGAACATAAACCAGATGCCTATATTGGAGACGTACATGGGTTACAGGTTAATCTGAATACACGTGAAGCTTCGGGAGGTGCTGATGATACGAGGGAAGGCACAGTGATAGGTGGCGATGTATTATCAATTAGAAAACAACCATTACCTAGTCGCGAAATATACGATAATGACACCCATCGTGTATATTTCAATGATGTGCAGTTACCATTATTAGCAGAACAAGTACGATGGATGCATAACAAATGTTGGATTGAGGAAAGTGTTATAAGAATCATTTTCCCTGGAGTTAGTGCACATATTGAAGATTTGAGAAGTTATGATATCGACGGAGAAAATTATATAGATATTGCCTGGTTGGCACGGAAGAAAGGTTGTCAAGTTACCTTAAAGGATGACAGTTTATACTTAAATGATGAAACGTATCATTCAGTAAAACGAAACACAAATGCATACTATAGATACGATCGAGATAGTATCTATAGTATGCATTTGTGTGTTTGA
- a CDS encoding FMN-dependent NADH-azoreductase produces the protein MAKVLYITAHPFNELVSNSMAAGKAFIETYQQQHPDDEVKHIDLFETYIPAIDKDVLTGWGKINNGETLTDDEQMKVSRLSDILEEFLSADKYVFVTPMWNLSFPPVVKTYIDAISIAGKTFKYSAEGPQGLLTDKKVLHIQSRGGYYTEGPAADFEMGDRYLRTIMTFLGVPSYETIIIEGHNAEPHKTEEIKATSINNAEKLATTF, from the coding sequence ATGGCGAAAGTATTGTATATTACAGCACATCCCTTTAATGAATTAGTATCAAATTCTATGGCGGCTGGTAAAGCATTTATAGAGACTTACCAACAACAACATCCTGACGATGAAGTGAAACATATTGATTTATTTGAAACTTATATTCCAGCCATCGACAAAGATGTATTAACTGGTTGGGGAAAAATTAACAATGGCGAGACATTAACAGATGATGAACAAATGAAAGTTTCTAGATTGAGTGACATTTTAGAAGAATTTCTAAGCGCTGATAAATATGTATTTGTGACACCTATGTGGAACCTTTCTTTCCCTCCTGTAGTCAAAACATATATTGATGCTATTTCAATTGCAGGTAAAACTTTTAAATACTCTGCGGAAGGACCACAAGGTTTACTAACTGACAAAAAAGTATTACACATTCAATCTCGTGGCGGCTATTATACAGAGGGCCCTGCTGCTGATTTTGAAATGGGTGATCGTTATTTAAGAACAATTATGACATTCTTAGGTGTACCATCATATGAAACAATCATTATCGAAGGCCACAATGCCGAACCTCATAAGACTGAAGAAATTAAAGCAACAAGTATTAATAATGCTGAAAAATTAGCAACTACATTTTAA